Within the Micromonospora citrea genome, the region CCGGCGAGGGCCCGGAGCGCAAGCGGTACGCGATCACCGACGCCGGCGTCACCGACGTGGAGCAGTGGCTGGCCCGCGCGGAGAAGCCCGAGCCGTACCTGCAGAGCGTCCTCTACACCAAGGTGGTGCTGGCCCTGCTCACCGGCCGCTCCGCCGCCGACCTGCTCGACGTGCAGCGCGGCGAGCACCTGCGGATGATGCGCGAGCTGACCCGCCGCAAGCGCGACGGCGACCTCGCCGAGCAGCTCATCTGCGACCACGCCCTGTTCCACCTCGAGGCCGACCTGCGCTGGCTGGAGCTGACCGCCGCCCGCCTCGACGAGCTCGCCGCGACGGTGCGGTCGTGAACGCGCCGCTGCTGGTCGCCGAGGACCTGCACCGCAGCTTCGGCCCGACCCGGGCGCTCGCCGGCGCCAGCCTGCGCGTGCACCCCGGCGAGGTGCTGGCCGTCATGGGCTCCTCGGGCTCCGGCAAGTCCACCCTGCTGCACTGTCTCGCCGGCATCGTCCGGCCCGACTCCGGCCGCGTGCTCTACGCCGGCCGTGACCTGGCCGCTTCCACCGACGCCGAGCGCAGCGCGCTGCGCCGCGAGGAGTTCGGTTTCGTCTTCCAGTTCGGCCAGCTCGTGCCCGAACTGACCTGCCTGGAGAACGTGGCGCTGCCGCTGCGGCTGGACCGGGTCGGCCGGCGCGAGGCCGAGCGGCGGGCCGCCGAGTGGCTGGACCGCCTGGAGGTCGCCGAGGTGGCCGGCAAGCGGCCCGGCGAGGTCTCAGGCGGGCAGGGGCAGCGGGTGGCGGTCGCCCGGGCGCTGGTCACCCGCCCCCGGGTGGTCTTCGCCGACGAGCCGACCGGCGCGCTCGACTCGCTCAACGGCGAGCGGGTGATGCGGCTGCTCACGGGCGCCGCCCGGGAGACCGGCGCGGCCGTGGTGCTGGTGACGCACGAGGCGCGCGTGGCCGCGTACTCCGATCGGGAGGTGGTGGTGCGCGACGGCCGCACCCGCGACCTGGAGGTCGCCGCGTGACGCGCCTGCGCCACGGCGCGGCGGACCTCGCGATGGGCGCGCGGATGGCCTTCACCGGCGGCCGGGACGGGTGGCTGCGGGCCGTGCTCACCGCGGTCGGCGTCGGCGTCGGGGTGGCGATGCTCCTGCTCGCCGCCGCCGTGCCCGGCGCGCTGGACGCCCGCGAGGCGCGCGGCGACGCCCGCGACGACCTGCGGATGGGCGAGCCGATCCCCGCCGCCGCGAACACCCTGCTGGTCCGCTACGCCGACACGGAGTTCCGGGGGCAGCCGGTGCGCGGCCGGGTGCTGCGACCCGAGGGCCCGGCGGCGCCCGCACCGCCGGGCGTGGCGGCGCTGCCCCGCGCGGGCGAGGTGGTCGTCTCCCCCGCGCTGCGGGACCTGCTCGACTCCGCCGACGGCGCGCTGCTCACGCCCCGGTTGGGCGGAGCCCGCGTCACCGGGATCATCGGCGACGAGGGCCTGGCGGGCCCCCGCGAGCTGGCCTTCTACCTGGGCAGCGACCGGTTGAGCGTGGCGGACGGCGCGACCCGGCTCGACGCGTTCGGCGGCGGGCTGCCCGGTGAGCCGTTCGGGCCCGTGCTGATGGTGCTGGTGGTCGTCATCTTCGTGGTCCTGCTGTTGCCCATCGCGGTGTTCCTCGGCGCGGCGGTGCGCTTCGGCGGCGAGCGGCGCGACCGGCGGCTGGCCGCGCTGCGGCTGGTCGGCGCCGACGCCGCGATGGTCCGCCGGATCGCCGCCGGGGAGGCCGCCGCCGGCGCGTTGCTCGGCGTCGCGGCCGGCGGCGTGTTCTTCGCGCTCGGCCGGCAGGTGGTGCCGCTGGTCACCCTGATGGACCTCAGCGTGTACGCGGGCGACGTTCGCCCGCCGCTGCCGCTGGTCGCCGCCGTGGTGGTGGCGGTGCTGGCGCTCGCCGTCGTGGTGACGCTGGTGTCGATGCGTGCCGTGCTGATCGAGCCGCTCGGGGTGACCCGGCGGGCGACGCCGGTGCGCCGGCGGTTGGCGTGGCGGCTGCTGTTGCCGGCCGCCGGGCTCGGCCTGCTGCTGGCCGGCGCCGCCGACGTCGCGCCGCTGGGCGCCGAGCGGCAGACCGCGGCCGGCGCGGTGCTGCTGCTGGTCGGCGTGGTCACCCTGCTGCCGTGGCTGACCGACCTGCTGGTACGCCGGCTGCGCGGTGGCCCGGTGTCGTGGCAGCTCGCGGTGCGCCGCATCCAGCTCGACAGCGCCGCCTCGGCGCGCCTGGTCAACGGCATCGCGGTCGCGGTGGCGGGCACCATCGGGCTGCAGATGCTCTTCGCCGGCGTCGCCGACCGGTTCACCTTCGACACCGGGCAGGACACCTCCCGGGGGCAGGTGCAGGTGCAGTTCCCGGCCGGCGCGGGCGCCGCCGCCGCGCTGGACCGGCTGGCCGCCGCGCCCGGCGTCACCCGCAGCAACACCACCCTGGTGACCGTGGTCGGGGTCACCGGCAGCGACAGCCACGCCGACCTGCGGATCGGTGACTGCGCCGAGCTGGCCGACTTCGCGCTGATCGACCGGTGCGCCGACGGCGACGTCTTCCTGGTGCGGGACGACACGGCCCCGCAGACGGGCATCGGTCCGGGCGCGACCGTCACGGTGCCGGACGTCGCCGGGTCGGTCTGGACGGTCCCCCGGGACGCACGGGAGGCGCCGATCCGCGCCGACCCCGCCGGCCACCGGCAGACCACCGTGCTCGCCACGCCCGGCGCGGCCGACGCCGCCCGGCTGGGCCCGCTGCGCGGTGACGCGTACCTGCGGCTCGCGCCGGACCGGCCGGACGCCGTGGAGCACGTCCGCAACGTCGCCGCCGCGGCCGACCCGTTCTCCTCGGTCCTCACCCTGACCGAGACCAGGCAGGCCGACAGGTTCGTCAACATCACGCGCGGCCTCTACATCGGCGCGGTGGTCACCCTGCTGCTGATCGGGGCCAGCATGCTGATCGGCGTGCTGGAGCAGCTCCGGGAACGCCGTCGGCTGCTGGCGATGCTGGTCGCGGTGGGCACCCGGCGCGGCACGCTGAGCTGGTCGGTGCTGTGGCAGACCGCCGTGCCGGTGGTGATCGGGCTCGTCCTGGCGGTCGCCTTCGGGCTGGGGCTGGGCGCGGTGCTGCTGCGCATGGTGCAGGTCCCGGTCACGGTCGCCTGGCCGGCGCTCGGCATCTCCACCGCCCTCGGCGCGGCGGTGATGCTGCTGGTCACCGGGCTCAGCCTGCCGACGCTGTGGCGACTGACCCGGCCGGACGGCATCCGCACCGAGTGATCCCTGGCGTGCCCGGGTCACGGCATTCGCACGAGGCATGCCGTGACCCGGCCGGGCGGCATCCGCACCGGGTGGACCGTGGCCCGCTCCGGCCGGCAACCGGGTCAGGTCAGCCGTGGCCCGGCCGGAACGCGTCCGCACCGGCCGGGCCACGGCGCCCTGACGGGCCGGCGGTCGTGCGGGGCCGGTTCAGGTCGGCGGGGGCGGCGGCTCGACGCGGGCGAGCAGCTCGGCCAGGTGCACGGCTCGGACGGCCGACCGACGCCGGCGCAGCCCGGTGCGCAACTGCCGTAGGCACCCCGGGTTGACGGCCACCACCAGGTCCACCCCGGCGGCCTCGATCTCGTCGAGCTTCGCGTCCAGGATCCGCCGCGACTCCCTGGGCCGCAGCAGCGAGTACGTGCCGGCGGCCCCGCAGCAGGCGGCCGCCGAGGGCAGCTCGACGTAGTCGGCGACCTGGCGCAGCAGCGCCCGCGGCTCGGCGAAGACACCGAGGCCGTTGCGCAGGTGGCAGGAGTCCTGGAGGGCCACCCGGGCGCGTCGACCGGCCACCCGCAGCTCGACGCCGGCGGGCCGGGCGGCGAGCCAGGTGGACAGTTCCCGCACCCGGTCCCGGCCCAGCACCGAGGCGAGGTGCGCCGCGCAGCCGCCGGAGGTGGTGACGATCGTGCCCGGCAGCTCCGCGCCGAGGCGCCGGGCCATCCGCTCGCCACCGGCCAGGTCGCCGTTGTGCGCGTGCAGCGCGCCGCAGCAGCCCTGCGCGGTCGGTGCCGCCAGCGCCGGGTCGAGGGCCCGCGCGGCCCGGCTGACCGCCGGGAAGAGAACCCGCTCGAAGCAGCCGAGCATCAACTGCGCCTCCGGCCCGGACACGTTGGCGCCGACCGGACCACCGGTCGCCGCCGGTGCCGCCACAGTGGGAGCGGGACCGCCGGCGGTCCGCGCGACGGGCGGGGTGGCCGGGGGAACCGGCGGTGCGGGTGACGATGGAGCTGACGCCGGTGACGACGCGGGCCACGCGGCCGATGCGGGTGACGACGCGGCCGGCGGGGTGGCGGCCGGGCCGTGGGCGGCGCGGCGGAGCAGGCCGAGCAGGCGCAGCAGCCGGCGCTGCTCGGCGAACAGCATCAGCGCACGCGCGAGCAGCGGCCGTCGCCGGCCGCGCCACTGGTGCACCCGCCACTGCTCCAGCAGGCTGCCGTACTCGACGCCGGCCGGACAGACCGGCTCGCAGGCGCGGCAGCCCAGGCAGAACGAGGACTGCTCGGCCAGCGTGTCGTCGTCCGGAGGCAGGGTGCCGTCCTGCAACGCCCGCATCAGCGTGATCCGGCCGCGCGGCGAGGACGCCTCGTCGCCGGTCATCGCGTACGTGGGGCAGGCCGGCAGGCAGAAGCCGCAGGAGATGCAGCGGGACAACTGCTCCGGCTCGAACACGTCGCCCGTCATGAACCCAGCTTTCCGGGGTTGAGGATGCCCGCCGGGTCGAAGGCGGTCTTGATCCGCCGCAGCAGGGCGAGCTGGTCGTCGCCGAGCCGGGCGGCCAGGAACGGCAGCTTGGCCGCGCCGACCCCGTGCTCGCCGGTGATGGTGCCGCCGAGGTCGAGGGCGGCGGCGAAGACGTCGGCGAAGGCCGCCTCGGCGCGGCGTACGGCGTCGTGGTCGTCGGCGGAGTCGAGGACGCAGGTGGGGTGCAGGTTGCCGTCCCCGGCGTGGCCGAAGGTGGCGATGGCGACGCCGTGCCGGTCGGCGATCGCGTCGATCCGGTCGACCATCTCGGCGATCCTCGGCCGGGGCACGGTCGCGTCCTCCAGGATGGTCACCCCGCCCCGGCGGGACAGGGCCGGCAACGCGCAGCGGCGCGCGGCCAGCAGCGCCTCGGCCTGGGCGACCTCGCGGGCGGTGGTGACCTCCACCGCGCCGGCCTCGACGCAGGCCGCGCCGATGCGGTCCAGGTGGGTGGCGACCAGGTCCGGCGGGCCGTCGTCGCCGAAGAGCAGCAGCGCCCCGGCGTCGGCGCGCAGCCCCAGGTGGGCGAAGTCCTCGACCGCCGTGATGCAGGCCCGGTCGAGGAACTCCAGGGTCGCCGGGACCACGCCGGCCCGGATCACGCGGGCGACGGCCTGCCCCGCCTCGGCGAGCGTCGGGAAGTACGCCACCCCGGTGTTGGTCGCCGCCGGGGCGGGCAGCAGTGCCACGGTCGCCTCGGTGATCACCGCGAGGGTGCCCTCGGAGCCGGTGAGCAGCCGGGTCAGGTCGTAGCCGGCGACGTCCTTCCACAGCCGGCCGCCGGTGCGGATCACCTCGCCGGTGGGCAGCACCGCCTCCAGACCGAGCACGTAGTTGCGGGTCACGCCGTACTTCAGGCCGCGCAGTCCGCCGGCGCAGGTGGCGATGGTGCCGCCGACGGTGGCGACGGTGCGGCTGCCCGGGTCGGGCGCCCAGAGCAGGCCCCGCGCCGCGGCGGCGTCGGCCAGCGCGGCGCTGGTCACGCCGGGCTGCACCCGGGCGAGCAGTTCGTCGGCGCTGACCTCCAGGACGGCGTCGAGCCGGGTCAGCACCAGGACGATCCCGCCGCGCAGCGGCACCGTCGCCGCGCACAGGTTGGAGCCGGCGCCGCGCGGCACCACCGGGACCCGGTGCCGGGTGGCCAGGGCCAGCACGGCGGCGACCTCGGCCGTGTCGGCCGGGAACACCACCGCGTCGGGCCGGTGGGAGAAGAGCGGTGTGGCGTCCCGGGCGTACGCCACCAGGTCGCCGGCCGCGTCGTGCACGTGCGACGGGCCGACGATGCCGCGCAGCTCGGCGAGGACGGTCGCGGACAGCGCCATGCCAGCCCTTCCCGGCGCGCCGGTCGCGCCCGTAGATTTCTTCCGGCTGCCGACCGATGCCCGGCGACAGTTTTCAACCGGATCATAGAGAGCCGGGCCGGCCAGGTGAAGACGCCGCCGTGGCCGGCGGTTCCGACGGCCCCGCGCCGACCGGGCCCGGCGAGCCGGTGGGGACCCCGACCGCCGTCAGGCGACGTGGCGCAGGTAGCCGGCGAGCGAGGCGTCCAGCACCTCACGGCCGGGGCGCGCCCACACCTCGGCGGAGAAGACCTCCACCTCGACCGGCCCGGTGTAGCCGGCCGCGTCGACGGCCTCCCGCAGGCGGCGCAGCTCGATGCAGCCGTCGCCGGGCAGCGCCCGACCGAGCAGCACCCCCTCGGGCAGCGGGGTGACCCAGTCGCAGACCTGGAAGGCGGCGATCCGCGCCCCGGCACGGGCGATCTGCGCGTACACGGTGTCGTCCCACCACACGTGGTACGCGTCGACCACCACGCCGACGACGCCCGGGTCGAACCGTTCGGCGATGTCGAGCGCCTGGCCGAGGGTGGACACCACGCAGCGGTCGGCGCAGAACATCGGGTGCAGCGGCTCGATCGCCAGGGTCACCCCGGCCGCCGCGGCGTGCGGGGCCAGCTCGGCGATCGCGTCGGCGACCCGGCGGCGGGCGTCGTCGACGTCGCGGCTGCCCGGCGGCAGCCCGCCGGAGACCAGCACCAGCACCGGCGCGCCGAGGGCGGCGGCCTCCTCGACGGCGCGCAGGTTGTCGTCCCGCCAGTCGTCGGCGGTGAAGAACCCGCCCCGGCACAGCGAGGTGACCGCGAGGCCGGCGTCGCGGACCAGCCCGGCGGCGCGGGCCAGCCCGTGCGCGGCCACCGGCTCGCGCCACAGCCCGATCCCGGGCACCCCCGCCTCGACGCAGCCGGCGACCACCTCGGGCAGCGGCCAGTGCTGCGCGGTGGCCTGGTTGAACGAGAACCGCCGCAGGGCGTCCGCTCGCCGTGGACCGACCGCCCCCGCCGGATCAGCCGCACCCGCCGGGCCGACCGCGGTCACCGGGTCACCCCCGCGACGGTGAAGAAGGCACGGGCGCGGGCGGCGGCCAGGTCGGCGTCGGGCAGCAGCCCGGCCGCGTCGGCGAGGGTGAGCAGGGTCGCCAGGTGCGCGGGCGAGCGGCCGGACTGCGCCCCGCCGACCATCGTGAAGTGCTCCTGGTGGCCGGCGAGCCAGGCCAGGAAGACGATCCCGGTCTTGTAGTGCCAGGTGGGCGCCGCGAAGAGGTGCCGGGCCAGCGGCACGGTCGGCGCGAACATCTCGTCGTACGCCGCCAGGTCGCCCCGGTCCAGCGCGGCCAGCGCGGCGGCGGCGGCCGGGGCGATCGCGGCGAACACCCCGAGCAGCGCGTCGGAGTGGCCGGCGGCGTCGCCCCGGATCAACTCGGGATAGTGGAAGTCGTCGCCGGTGTAGAGGCGTACCCCCGCCGGCAGCCGGCGGCGCAGCGCCACCTCGCGGCCGGCGTCGAGCAGCGACACCTTGATCCCGTCCACCCGGCCGGCGTGGGCCTCGACCAGCTCGACGACGGTGTCGGCGGCCCGGTCCAGGTCAGCCGAGCCCCAGTAGCCGGTCAGCGCCGGGTCGAACATCGGGCCGAGCCAGTGCAGCACCACCGGCTGGTCGGCGGCGGCCAGCAGCTCCGCGTACACCCGCAGGTAGTCCTCGGGGCCGCTGGCGGCGGCGGCCAGGTGACGGCTGCACATCAGCACCGGGCGGGCGCCGGCGGCCTGCACGTCGTCGAGCTGCTCGCGGTAGGCGCGGGTGACCTCGGCGAGGGTGGCCGGGCCCGGCGGGAGCTGGTCGGTGTTGACCCCGGCGACGATCCGGCCGCCGGCCGCGCGGGCCTCGGCGGCGCTGCGCCGGACCAGCTCCCGGGTCGCCGGGTAGTCCAGGCCCATGCCGCGCTGGGCGGTGTCCATCGCCTCGGCCACCCCGAAGCCGTACGACCACAGGTGGTGCCGGAACGCCAGGGTGCGGTCCCAGTCGAGGGCGGCCGGGGCGCCCGGGACGTTCTCGGCGGTCGGGTCGGCGACCACGTGCGCGGCGGCGTACGCGATCCGGCTGGCCGGCGGACCGGCGGGGCGCGGGAAGCCGGCGCCCCCGGTCAGCCGGTGCCGCCGCCCGCCCGGCAGCGACACCTCCGTCCCGACGGTGGCGGGCGCGCTCACAGCTCCAGCTCCGGGACGTCGAGCCGGGCGCCCTCGCGGGCCGAGCGCAGGCCCAGCTCGGCCAGCTGCACGCCGCGCGCGCCGGCCAGGAAGTCCCACGGGAACGGCTCGTCGGCGACGACGTGCCGCAGGAACGCCTCCCACTGCACCTTGAAGCCGTTGTCGAACTCCTCGTTGTCCGGCACCTCGGTCCACTGCGCCCGGAAGTCCTCGGTGACCGGCAGGTCCGGGTTCCACACCGGCTTCGGGGTGACCGCCCGGTGCTGCACGCGGCAGCCGCGCAGGCCGGCGACCGCGCTGCCCTCGGTGCCGTCGACCTGGAACTCGACGAGCTCGTCGCGGTGCACCCGGACGCACCAGGAGGAGTTGAGCTGGGCCACCACGCCGCCGTCGAGCTCGAAGATGCCGTACGCGGCGTCGTCGGCGGTCGCCGGGTAGGCCCGCCCGGCCTCGTCCACCCGCTGCGGGACGTGGGTGGCGGTGACGCAGGAGACCGTCCGCACCCGGCCGAAGAGCTCCTCCAGCACGTAGTGCCAGTGCGGGAACATGTCCACGACGATGCCGCCGCCGTCCTCGGCCCGGTAGTTCCAGGACGGGCGCTGGGCGGGCTGCCAGTCGCCCTCGAACACCCAGTAGCCGAACTCGCCGCGTACCGACAGGATCCGGCCGAAGAAGCCGCCGTCGACGAGCCGCTTGAGCTTGCGCAGCCCGGGCAGGAAGAGCTTGTCCTGCACCACCCCGGTCCGGACCCCCGCCGCGCGGGCCGCGCGGGCCAGGTCGAGCGCGCCGACGGTGTCCTCGGCCAGCGGCTTCTCGGTGTAGATGTGCTTGCCGGCCTCGATGGCCCGGCGGATCGCCTTCTCCCGCTGCTGGGTGACCTGCGCGTCGAAGTAGACCTCCACGTCGTCGCGGGCCAGCGCGGCGGTCAGGTCGGTGGTCCAGTCGGTCAGCCCGTGCCGCTCGGCGACCTCGCGCAGCCTGGCCTCACTGCGGCCGACCAGTACGGGTTCGGGCCAGACGGTCGTGCCGTCGGCCAGCGGCACGCCGCCCTGCTCGCGGATGGCGAGCAGGGAACGCACCAGGTGTTGGCGGTAGCCCATCCGGCCGGTGACGCCGTTGACGATGATGCCGATCGACCTGCGGGTCATGGTGACTCCTTCCCTCCGCGGGGCGGCCTCCGGCCTGCGACGGCGGCGGACGGCGGCCCCTCCTCCACGCCCGCGCCGTCGTCGCGGGGACCGGCGGGTCGGGGCGTCAGGCAAACGCTTTCCCGGGCAGCGTAGGGAACCGTCGTCGGCCAGGCAAGGGCTTTCCTCGCCGCGCTTCCGGCCGCCCGTCGCGAGCGGCCGGAACGACGCGGGGCAGCGCGGCGGGAAAGGCCTTTCTCTGCGGTACGGTGTGTCGGTCGGCCGGCGATGCGGGGGCGCGGCCGTCGAGTGCGACCGAGGGGGGCGGCAGTGGCGACCCTGTCCGACGTGGCCCGGCGGGCGGGGGTCTCGCCCGCGACCGCCTCACGGGTGATCAACGGCAGCAGCAAGCCGGTCACCGACGAGCTGCGTGAGCGGGTGCTGCGGGCCGTCGCCGAGCTGCGGTACGTGCCGAACGCGCACGCCCAGCTCCTGGCCCGCGCGCACCGCACGGCGGTGGGCGTCATCGTGCACGACGTCTCCGACCCGTACTTCGCCGAGATCACCCGGGGGCTGCAACGGGTCGCCACCGACCGGGGGCGGCTGCTGATGATCTGCAACAGCTACCGCGACCCGGAGCGCGAGCTGGAGTACGTCGAGCTGCTGCGCGGCCAGCAGGTCGCCGCGATCATCCTGGCCGGCTCCGGCTACCACGACGCCGAGTTCACCCGCCTGCTCAACGACAAGCTCGCCGCGTACGAGGCGACCGGCGGCCGGGTGGCGGTCATCGGCCGGCACGAGCACTCCGGCGACGCGGTGATGCCGGACAATCGCGCCGGCGGCCGGTTGATCGGCACGGAGCTGTGCGAGCTGGGCCACCGGGCGATCGGCGTGGTGGCCGGGCCGGCGGTGCTCACCACCACCACCGACCGCCTCGCCGGGCTGCGGGAGGCCCTCGCCGCGTACGGGCGCAGCCTGCCCGAGCACCGCCTCCGCCACGCCGAGTTCGACCGCGACGGGGGCGCCGCCGCGACCGCCGCCCTGCTCGACGCCGATCCGGAGCTGACCGCCGTGGTGGCGCTCAACGACTCGATGGCGATCGGCGCGCTGGCGACCCTGCGCGCCCGCTCGGTGGCCGTGCCGGGGCAGGTGTCGGTCGTCGGCTTCGACGACATGCCCATCGCCCGGGACGTGACCCCCGCGTTGACGACCGTGCGGCTGCCGCTGGTCGAGATGGGCGTCCGCGCCATGTCGCTGGCCCTCGACCCCGGCGCGCCCTCGCCCCGGGTCGAGGTGCTCCCCGCCGAGGTGGTGCGCCGCGACAGCGCCGGTTCGGCGCCCGAGGTCACCCCGGTGCGCCCCCGACCGGCCGCAACCGCCGCGCCGACCGGCTCCCGGCCGCCGCGAGCCAGCGACGGGGCTCGGCCATCGCGGCCGACCGCCCGCCCGCCAGCGTCGTGAGGTCCTCCGCCGCCACGACCGGGGGCGGCGGGGGCGCGGCCACCTCGCCGGCCACCAGGTGGACCGGGACGCCGGCGGCGCGCGCGACGTCCAGCACGTGCCCGACGAGCTTGCCCCGGGTGGACTGGTCGTCGAAGCGGCCCTCGCCGGTGAGCACCAGGTCGGCGTCGGCGAGCGCGGCCGGCAGCCCGGCGACCTCGGCGATCGTCGCGGCGCCGGCGACCAGGTCGGCCCCCCAGGCGGCGGCGAGCCCGTAGCCGGTGCCGCCGGCAGCCCCGGCGCCGGGCTGGTCGGGCCGGCCGCCCAGCAACTCCGCCAGCCGGCGCAGCCCCGCCTCCAGCCGGTGGACGTCCCCGGCGGAGGCGCCCTTCTGCGGAGCGAACTGACGGGCGGCCCCGGCCGGCCCGAGCAGCGGCGCGGTCACGTCGACCAGGCAGGTCACCCCGCCGGGCGGGGGCGGCGGCAGCCCGGCGAGGTCGACCGAGGCCAGTCGGGACAGGGCGCCGCCACCGGGCGGCAGGTCGCGGCCCTCGGCGTCGCGCAGCCGTACGCCCAACGCCCGCAGCGCGCCGGCGCCCCCGTCGGTGCTCGCGGAGCCGCCGAGGGCGACCAGCAGCCGGCGGGTGGCCGGGTCGGCCAGCGCGGCGGCCGTCAGCTCGCCGGTGCCGTGGGTGCCCGCGCCCAGGGCGTCGGGCCGGGCCGCCAGCGGCAGGCCGCTGGCGGCGGCGAGCTCGACGACGGCCGTGCCGTCGGGCAACAGCAGCCAACCCGCGCGCACGGGTCGGCCGTCCGGCCCGGTCACCTGGGCCGGCCGCCAGCGGGCCCCGGGATGCGCCGCGGCGAGCACGGCGCAGCTCCCCTCGCCCCCGTCGGCCAGCGGCAGCAGCCGGACCTCGTCGTCGGGCCGCTCCCGCCGCCAGCCCTCGGCGACGGCGGCCGCCGCGTCCCGCGCCGGGACGCTGCCCTTGAACGAGTCGGGGGCGACCACCACCCGCATCCGCACCGCTCCCCCTCCCCCGCCGAGCCCGGCCACCGGCCCGGCGGTCCGCGCGCCACGCGGCCGTCCCGCCCCCGCGCCACGAGACGGGAAAGCGCTTGCCCACGCAGTCTAGGGAGGCGGCCACGAGTCGGCAACGGCCGTGCCGGTGAGGACGCTCCGGTCGGCTCGGCCCGCACTAGATGATGAAGTGGGTCCAGTAGGCGAGCCAGACGACGAAGAGCGCCCCCTGCAGGAGCGCGAGGGCGGCGGTCAGCCAGGCGTCGGCGGTGGCGTGCCGGGCCCAGCGGGCCAGCACCAGGCCGACCGGAAACACGGCGAGCAGGTAGCGCAGCAGGCTCTTGTAGACCGGCGGACCCATCGACAGCGGCACCAGGACCATGATCAGCCCGTACGCGAGATAGGGCAGCCCGAGCCGGCGCGCGCCCGCGAGCAGGACCACCAGCACCACGACGGCGACCCACACCCGCAGGGCGTCCCGGGTCGGGGCGTCGGTCAGGCCGTGCCACAGCACCGCGAGCGGGTTCTGCACGGAGATGCCCCAGCCCTTCTCCTGGGCGTGCTTGTAGGCGAACCAGTCGCCGCTCTGCCACCGGCAGAACGCCATGAAGCTCAGCCAGCCGGCGGGCACCAGCACCAGCGGCCACCCGACGCGGACGTACGTCCACAGCGCGCGCGGGCCCGCCCGGTAGCCGTGCTGCCGCAGCAGCACCAGGGCCAGCGGGAGCACCACGAAGAACCCGACCGAGCGGCTCAGCGCCAGGAAGAACCCCACGACGCCGACCAGCAGCCACCGGCGTCGCTCGGCGTAGTGGAAGGCGGCGAGCGCCAGGCAGAGGAAGAGCGACTCGGTCAACGCCGCCTGGAACAGGAACGCCGCCGGCAGCAGCACCAGGTAGCGCACGAACCGGCGGGCCGACGCGTCGTCGCCGAGCAGCCGCTCGCCCAGCCGGTGGGCGTAGAAAAGCATCAGCAGGAAGGCGACGTTGGCGACGAGCAGCAGCGCCAGCGCGGTGTCCCCACCCAGCAGCGGGGCCAGCGGCCGGGCCAGGAACGGATAGAGCAGGGGGAAGCCGAAGTCCCGCCACGGTTCGTCGAGCGGGAGCCGGGCCAGGTGGTCGTAGAGGAACGAGTCCCACGCGAACCAGAGGTGCAGCCAGCGGCGCCCGGAGATCGCCCGCTGCTGCTCGCGCATCGTCGTCTCGTCCGGCGGCGGCGCCCACGGCACCTCGTCGAAGGCGCTCAGCGCGAGCACCCCGACCCCGCTGAGCACGACCTTCGTACCGACGAAGACGCCCACCACGAACAGCCACGGCGCCGGCACCCGGCCGGCGGCCCGCGCGGCGGCGCGCCGCAGGTCGTCGCCGCGCCCGGCGAGCCCGGCGGACAGGCGCGCGGCGCGCCGCCGTCCCTGCCCGACGGCCCGCCACCTGTGCATCAGTACGTCTCCCGATCCGGCCGCCCGAACGGTGCCACATCCCCGTTCCGCGCCGGTTGACACGTCGCCGCCGGCGCGGCGGTGCGACCGCGCCGGGTGCCCGGCGCCGCCCCGTCGGCGGGCGCCGGGGCACGGAAGGCGGATCCGGGTGAGATCCCGCCGATGACGGGTAAGCGGGCCGCCTCCGGCAGACGGAAGCAGGGAGCGGTACGGCATGGGCGAAGAGCGCGGCACGGTGGTCATCGGTGCGGGGCCGGCGGGCCTGACGGCGGCGTACGAACTGCTCCGGCGAGGCGCCCCCGTCCGGGTCTTCGAGGCCGACGACGTGGTGGGCGGGATCAGCCGCACCGTCGAGCGGGACGGGTGGCGATTCGACATCGGCGGGCACCGCTTCTTCACCAAGGTGGCCCGGGTCGAGGAGTTCTGGCACGAGATCCTGCCCGACGAGGATTTCCTGCTGCGGCCC harbors:
- a CDS encoding sugar phosphate isomerase/epimerase family protein encodes the protein MRRFSFNQATAQHWPLPEVVAGCVEAGVPGIGLWREPVAAHGLARAAGLVRDAGLAVTSLCRGGFFTADDWRDDNLRAVEEAAALGAPVLVLVSGGLPPGSRDVDDARRRVADAIAELAPHAAAAGVTLAIEPLHPMFCADRCVVSTLGQALDIAERFDPGVVGVVVDAYHVWWDDTVYAQIARAGARIAAFQVCDWVTPLPEGVLLGRALPGDGCIELRRLREAVDAAGYTGPVEVEVFSAEVWARPGREVLDASLAGYLRHVA
- a CDS encoding dihydrodipicolinate synthase family protein, translating into MSAPATVGTEVSLPGGRRHRLTGGAGFPRPAGPPASRIAYAAAHVVADPTAENVPGAPAALDWDRTLAFRHHLWSYGFGVAEAMDTAQRGMGLDYPATRELVRRSAAEARAAGGRIVAGVNTDQLPPGPATLAEVTRAYREQLDDVQAAGARPVLMCSRHLAAAASGPEDYLRVYAELLAAADQPVVLHWLGPMFDPALTGYWGSADLDRAADTVVELVEAHAGRVDGIKVSLLDAGREVALRRRLPAGVRLYTGDDFHYPELIRGDAAGHSDALLGVFAAIAPAAAAALAALDRGDLAAYDEMFAPTVPLARHLFAAPTWHYKTGIVFLAWLAGHQEHFTMVGGAQSGRSPAHLATLLTLADAAGLLPDADLAAARARAFFTVAGVTR
- a CDS encoding Gfo/Idh/MocA family protein; this translates as MTRRSIGIIVNGVTGRMGYRQHLVRSLLAIREQGGVPLADGTTVWPEPVLVGRSEARLREVAERHGLTDWTTDLTAALARDDVEVYFDAQVTQQREKAIRRAIEAGKHIYTEKPLAEDTVGALDLARAARAAGVRTGVVQDKLFLPGLRKLKRLVDGGFFGRILSVRGEFGYWVFEGDWQPAQRPSWNYRAEDGGGIVVDMFPHWHYVLEELFGRVRTVSCVTATHVPQRVDEAGRAYPATADDAAYGIFELDGGVVAQLNSSWCVRVHRDELVEFQVDGTEGSAVAGLRGCRVQHRAVTPKPVWNPDLPVTEDFRAQWTEVPDNEEFDNGFKVQWEAFLRHVVADEPFPWDFLAGARGVQLAELGLRSAREGARLDVPELEL
- a CDS encoding LacI family DNA-binding transcriptional regulator — protein: MATLSDVARRAGVSPATASRVINGSSKPVTDELRERVLRAVAELRYVPNAHAQLLARAHRTAVGVIVHDVSDPYFAEITRGLQRVATDRGRLLMICNSYRDPERELEYVELLRGQQVAAIILAGSGYHDAEFTRLLNDKLAAYEATGGRVAVIGRHEHSGDAVMPDNRAGGRLIGTELCELGHRAIGVVAGPAVLTTTTDRLAGLREALAAYGRSLPEHRLRHAEFDRDGGAAATAALLDADPELTAVVALNDSMAIGALATLRARSVAVPGQVSVVGFDDMPIARDVTPALTTVRLPLVEMGVRAMSLALDPGAPSPRVEVLPAEVVRRDSAGSAPEVTPVRPRPAATAAPTGSRPPRASDGARPSRPTARPPAS
- a CDS encoding glycerate kinase, translating into MRVVVAPDSFKGSVPARDAAAAVAEGWRRERPDDEVRLLPLADGGEGSCAVLAAAHPGARWRPAQVTGPDGRPVRAGWLLLPDGTAVVELAAASGLPLAARPDALGAGTHGTGELTAAALADPATRRLLVALGGSASTDGGAGALRALGVRLRDAEGRDLPPGGGALSRLASVDLAGLPPPPPGGVTCLVDVTAPLLGPAGAARQFAPQKGASAGDVHRLEAGLRRLAELLGGRPDQPGAGAAGGTGYGLAAAWGADLVAGAATIAEVAGLPAALADADLVLTGEGRFDDQSTRGKLVGHVLDVARAAGVPVHLVAGEVAAPPPPPVVAAEDLTTLAGGRSAAMAEPRRWLAAAGSRSARRLRPVGGAPG